The genomic interval ACTGCTCGTTACCAAGCTGGAGCTTGGGAATGAGCAGTTTTACGTTTTCAAAAAAACTAAAGCGGAGTGTTACCAGTAAAGATGCATCGCCGATACGGTATGCTGATATTTCATGAGTACCATCCAAAAATTTCACCATCGGGGCGCTGCAGCGCTTGCTGCAAGCAACCGCAGTTAAAACCCTGTTCTCCTTAGAAAGAGAATGTCGTTGGGTGCCTTCATTGGTTTGATCCCCTATTTCCGGCGATTAATTGTGTAGCCGGATAACTTGCCGATAAATGGGATTGCCAGCATACCTGTCAGTATTACACAGTGTTTTGTATCCCGGAAATTTTCGAGGCCAATGGTCATGCCTTCGTGTCCCATACGAGGCTGATCGCGGTATGTGCCCAGAAATCGATCCCACAACGGCAGGTTAAAACCGAAATTAGAGTTGGTTTCATCATAGCGTGACGAATGGTGAACCCGATGCATTTCCGGCGTTACAACAATCCAGCGCAATACACGATCTAAACGGCTCATTATACGGACGTTGCCGTGATTGAACATGGATGTCGCATTCAGTAGCACCTCGAATAACACTACCGCGAATACAGGCACGCCTATCACCGCAATCGCGCCAAACTTAATCAGCATGGATAGAATAATCTCAAAAGGATGAAATCGTATGCCGGTGGTGACGTCAAAATCCAAATCCGCATGGTGCATGCGGTGTATCCTCCATAAAACAGGAATGGCATGGAATATTACATGTTGCAGGTAAATAACAAAGTCCATAGCAACCACCGATGCTATAACCGCCAAACCGTATGGCACTGGGAAATAATGAAATAGTCCCCAACCATGTTCTCCGGCAAATACCGCCATACCCACAGCAGCCCCTGGAAATATCAGGCGTAACAGGAAGCTGTTAAGAAACACGACGCCAAGATTATTAATCCAGCGTATTAATTTTGGGATGTCAGCCCTTCGTCTGGGAGCTAAACGTTCCCACAATGCCATGATCAATAAGATCCCGAAAAAAAATTCTATTCGAATGACCATCTCGTGTTGCAAAACATATTCGCTCAAATTCATT from Candidatus Kuenenia stuttgartiensis carries:
- a CDS encoding sterol desaturase family protein, encoding MNLSEYVLQHEMVIRIEFFFGILLIMALWERLAPRRRADIPKLIRWINNLGVVFLNSFLLRLIFPGAAVGMAVFAGEHGWGLFHYFPVPYGLAVIASVVAMDFVIYLQHVIFHAIPVLWRIHRMHHADLDFDVTTGIRFHPFEIILSMLIKFGAIAVIGVPVFAVVLFEVLLNATSMFNHGNVRIMSRLDRVLRWIVVTPEMHRVHHSSRYDETNSNFGFNLPLWDRFLGTYRDQPRMGHEGMTIGLENFRDTKHCVILTGMLAIPFIGKLSGYTINRRK